The proteins below come from a single Mya arenaria isolate MELC-2E11 chromosome 8, ASM2691426v1 genomic window:
- the LOC128242973 gene encoding uncharacterized protein LOC128242973: MASLIVAGVVAAVTEGATAVAGTVATTEAVAGTVAAVGATSELAIAGSAATAAASVAAETTTVAAGSAAAALIDIGAAAETCTIATSGGLDIAGLSSTSSIAALGEVGETALTGVSSMTPTIAEVAALQAGLANVNALIAAEDAAAFTIGEVGGVTAAGTSVGGATTASYLSSFQTLNSYLLWGATSAGAAPGAVYEATTEAITLGFSATVGGTASVSTATLIQVLSSVAATAIGAGFGIGESIAGSDDNNNQTGMSITEAGNHYQRTSIGKEIT; this comes from the exons ATGGCATCATTAATAGTAGCTGGTGTTGTTGCGGCAGTAACGGAAGGAGCCACTGCAGTTGCAGGAACAGTAGCCACAACTGAAGCAGTAGCTGGAACAGTAGCTGCTGTTGGTGCTACATCTGAATTAGCAATAGCTGGAAGTGCTGCTACAGCTGCAGCCAGTGTAGCTGCTGAAACAACAACTGTAGCAGCTGGAAGTGCTGCAGCAGCATTAATAGATATTGGTGCAGCTGCTGAAACATGTACTATAGCAACATCAGGAGGTTTAGATATTGCCGGATTATCATCTACTAGTTCAATAGCAGCTCTTGGTGAAGTAGGCGAAACAGCATTAACAGGCGTATCAAGTATGACACCAACAATAGCAGAAGTAGCTGCATTGCAAGCAGGACTAGCCAATGTCAATGCATTAATAGCAGCTGAAGATGCAGCAGCTTTCACAATAGGTGAAGTAGGAGGTGTTACTGCTGCTGGAACATCAGTTGGTGGTGCTACAACAGCATCATATTTATCTTCATTCCAAactttaaattcatatttactATGGGGAGCAACTTCAGCTGGTGCAGCTCCAGGTGCTGTATATGAGGCAACAACAGAAGCCATTACATTGGGATTTTCTGCAACTGTTGGTGGAACTGCTTCTGTTTCTACTGCAACATTAATTCAAGTATTATCATCTGTAGCTGCAACTGCTATTGGTGCTGGTTTTGGTATAGGAGAATCAATTGCTGGCagtgatgataataataatcaaacagGAATGTCAATT ACAGAGGCTGGAAATCATTATCAAAGGACTTCAATTGGGAAAGAGATAACCTGA